The following DNA comes from Prosthecobacter sp. SYSU 5D2.
GCAAGGAGGCAAAAAAGCACGTTGACCTGCTGCTTCAATTGGATCCTGAAAATAGTTACCATTATGTTCTCGCTGCTCAGGTTGCCATTCAGCTGTCCGCTTTTCACCAGGCACGAAGATTGTTAGACCGGGGACTGGCCTTGGAACCGGAATCTCCGGTGCTTCATCGCCTGATGGCAACCGTTATGGCAGTCGAAGGCAGGGTGAAACAGGCCAGCTCTCATATCGCTATGGCGAAGAAACTGGACGCCGGGTCAGTGGAGACCTGGCGCACCTCTGAATTTGTCTTTCGCGCCAATTCAGCCATTCATGGGCATTGGAAAGAGCGTATAAAAGCATTGGAAAACGCGCTGCTCCATGATCCGGAAGACCCCGTGGTGTTATGGCAGGTAGGAACGCTTTTGCAGGAGCTCGAAAGAAACACCGCCGCTGAAGTCTGGCTCTCCCGGTCACTGGCAATGGATCCCACCTGCTCCATGGTTATCAACGACTGGAAGGAAGCCTGTGAGAGAAAGTCATTTCTCTACCGCTGCCTCTCATTTCCATGGCGTTCGCTCCACTCGTTCCGGGCCAGTTTTAATGCCACCGCACAATCCAAACCTTGGGTATTGCCGTTCCACTTGCTGGCAGTCAAGTTGTGGACCGTGGTTTTCATGTGGTGGCTTGGCACATTGATTTTCCTTGCTCCGGCAGGTTGGCTCAGCCGGTATTTCCTCCTCACCCACCCTGCTTTCGACAACCGTTTTCTGCCACGTCAATGGCTGCAAAGCCATTCCAAACTGGCACGCTGGATGTGGATGGCTTTGGCAGCAGTCATGGGCATCATCCTGGCCATGCTGGTGACTTCAGTTGAGTTCATTAGTTTTTTGATGGTGGCATCCGTTGCGATGTTAGCCTTGCAGGCAGCAGCCACAGGAGGTTTTATTCTTGTTCGCCGCACCATGTCACCTCCCCCGCCTGCCCATTGGCTGAGTCACTGAGCTCCAGTTTGTGAAAGGTATTTCTGATGGTTCCCTTGGCCTAAAATGAAGACTTCCCTCCAGCTCCTGATCCTATCGATCTCGCTTCACCTCATTGCAGGAGCCGCAGCCGATGATATCCGCCATGAACCGGCTGTCGTCGCCAGTCCTGCGGATGATTACATCGCCATCTGCGGATGGGAATTTGATACCGACGGGGGCGGTTATTCCACCTGCTCCGTGGATCTCAATGGAGATGGGTTGAAAGATCATCTGTTCGCAAATGCAAGCACTTCGGGCACAGGAGGTCAGGCGGCCACCGTGTATCTCGGCAGGAAAGATGGCCAGTTCACACGAATCGGAACTTTGGGCCACGGTGCGATTGCCACGGAAGCCCTGTCCACCGGTGCCACTTTGCTGCATTGCTCATGGAATGGCGGAGGAGGCAACTCAGCCATAACCACCTATTTGATCTCCAACCAAGGGCTGATGCAGATAGATAATATTCAAGGCAAATGGAATGACGAGGCATACCAAAAGAAATTCGCCCACGTCTTCGCTTCTCCGCTGAAGGCCGAGTACAGATTTGTCGCCACGCAAACGGCTTTCAAGTCAGGAGAAAAGTAAATCCTCACCGTCTGCCCAGCAGTCCGGTGCCTCCCAGATCTGCCCACGAAACTGCCCTCCAACACGGCCTGGATCCTGCATGATCAACGGTTTTCCTACTTCCGCCAACATCCTGTTTTCACCATTCAAGGCCCCATCAGTGAGACTGGAAAGTTGATTGTTGGCTGGCTGGAAAGAGATCATTTTCATGGCGTTGGCTTCACGAAGCCAGCTTAACCTGATAGTTTCGTTTTTCAACCGCTTCCATGCAGAGCAGAGCCAGGTGAGACCAAGAAATCGTTTGATGAAAACCAGTCTCCATCTTTTACCAGCCATCTTTTTGCCATTCCCCAAAATGGATTGAATGGTAAAACAGCGGCCTCACCACCCCATAACAACAAGCACCGAAACCGCCCTCACCGCCGGTTCTTCATGAACCGCTCCAGGTCCTCCAGGAATTTGCCCACGCTGTCGCGGGGGCTGATGTCCTGGGCGCGTTTCAGCAGCGGGATGGCATCGGCATACTTGCCCATGCCGGCGTAAAGCTGGGCCAGGCGCACCTTGGCATCGGCTTCAAAAGCCTCAATGCCAGCAGCCGTTTCGTAATAGAAGGCGGCCTTTTCGTGGTTGCTTTCCTTTTGATAATGACCGCCCAGCAGCAGCAGCGTCTCGCCATCCAGAGGGTCCAGTTCGGCCACCTGGGTCAGGATGGTCACCGCTTCGCTTTCCTTGCCCTCGGCCATGTTGATTTTCGCTTCCAGCTTCATCACCCGGCGGCGGTCTTCCGCCCCCAGTTGGGCCTTGCCAGACTGCACCTTTTGCAGCAGGTCCCGGGAGGATTTGAAGCCCTCTTTGGCCAGCAGGATCTCAGCGGCACGCAGCGGGCCGGCCACGTCATTGCCGCCGTCCTTTTCATAAGCGCGGAGGTAGGCTCCGGCGGCCACATCCAGCATGTTTTCATTCACATAAATGTCCCCCAGGGTGGCGAGCTGCGCGGGCTGCAGCTTGCCCATGCGGTCCAGCACTTCAAAGTTGGCCGCAGCGGCCAGCATGTCCTTTTTGCCCAGGTAGGCATTGGCCTGGAGCGACCACAGGCTGTCATCATCCGGGGTCTTTTTCAGCATGTTGTCCAGCATGGAGATCACATCCGGAAACCGCTCCTGCATGTAGAGCGCACGCATCAGGCCCATCTCCCAGTCCTTCACCTCCGGGCTCAACACGGAGGCCAGGCGGAAGGCTTCCTCGGCAGAAGTGTAGTTTTCCAGCGTCAGGTAGGAGATGCCCAGCAGGCCGTAGTTCGTGCCGTCCACCGCACCCAGGCGGATGGCCTCGGTGAAATGGCGCACGGCCTCCTGATGCGCTCCGGCCTGGGCATACAGGATGGCCAGGTTCGCATGCGCCTGGCGGTAGTCGGGAAACTTGGCCAGGGCCTTGATGAACTCCGCCGCCGCCTGCTGCTTGCGGTCCTGCTGGAAGTGCAGGTTGCCAATCAGGAAGTCAAACCGCGCGCTGCTGTTGGGCAGTCCACGGAGCTGCTCCAGGTACTTCATGGCCGTGTCCGGATCATCCTTGATGAGCGGCAGGATCTGCTCGTAGTCGTTGGCTTCAGAGTCGCTCATCGGCGGCTCCACCTCGCTGGAATAACCAAAACTGCCGAGCAGTTTTTTCTGGAACACAGGATTGTCCCACAGGCTGGGCGCAGCGCTCAGGGAGCTGAGCGTGGCGAAGAGAGCGAGGGTGAGAGCGGACGTTTTCATGGCTTTAAAAAAGAAAGGCTACTTGCCAAATTTGAAGGGCTGCTTGGTCTTGGTGGGCACGCGTTTGCCGCCGCGCTGGCCGGGCTCAAACCGCCACTGCTTGATGGCGGTGATGACGGGCTCGTTCATCAAAGGGCTGAAGGAACTGGTGACGCGCGGATTCTGCACCCGGCCCTGCACATCCACGGTGAACTCCACCTCCACCCGCCCGCTGGCGGTGCGCAGGTTGGCGGGAATTTTCGGCTGCACCTGATAGACCGCGCGCGGCTTTGTGCCCGCTTCCCCCATGCTGAAATTCGCCATCGCGTTTTGCATCGCCGCACCGCCGAAGTTCATGGGAATGGCCGCGCCCGTGCCGCCCACCATGCCGATGTCCAGCGAGGTGGAGCCCAGGTCCGGCGGCGGCGTCATGTCCGGTGGCGGCTCCTCCTGCGTATCCGGCGGCGGCGGCGGCTCATCCAGCATGGAATCCGGCGGCGGCGGGGCCTCCACAGCAGCCACCGTGCGCACCAGCAAGTCCTTCGCCCCACCGCCCGTGACGATCTGCAAATACGGAATCACGCCCAGCACAAAGATGGTTAGGCCAGCCCCATAGCCCACCATGAACAGGAGCTGCACCAGCACCCATTTGCCGGTGCCTTTGCGCTTGTCCGTTTTGGACGCTGGATGGGCGGGTGTGGACATGCAAAAATTACTTCTGGGTGGCCACGGAAACCTTGGCGGCACCGCCCAGCTTGGCCTCATCAATAACCCGCACGAACAGCCCGGAAGGCGCCTTCTCATCCACCTGGATGATCACCGGTGTGGCCTCGTCCTTTTCCACAAAGCGCCGCACCGTCGGCTGCACACCCGTCATGCCGATCTCCTTGCCGCCATAGACGATCTGCCCTTCGGAGGTCACGGCGATCATGACGCTCTGTTTTTCCAAATCGCTGGCGGAGGCCGCCTGCGGCTTGTCCACCTCGATGCCCGTTTCTTCCACAAAGGTGGTCGTCACGATGAAGAAGATCAGCAGGATGAAGATACAGTCAATGAGGGGCGAGATATCAATCGCGGCCTCATCTTCCGGCTCCTGGTTTTGTCCAAATTTTGCCATTTCAGTTTGCTCAGTCGTTGACGTTGATTTCGTGTTTGGCCAGCTTCAGCACACGCTGGCCGCAGGCGTTTTGCAGGTGCTCGATGAAGCCCTCAAAGCGGCCGCGTTTTCCGGTTAACAAATAATGCAAAAAATAACCCGGCAGTGCGATCATCAGGCCCGTCTCCGTGGTGATGAGCGCCTCAGAGATGCCGCCAGCCACCACGTTCATCGTGCCTTCGCCACCGCCGCCTTTGGAAAGGCCGTCAAAGGTGGTCAGCATGCCCGTCACCGTGCCCAGCAGGCCCCACAAGGGAGCGGCAGCCACAGCCACATTGATAAACTTCAGGTCACGGTCCAGCGGCGGCAGCTCATGCACCCGCAGCTCCTCAAAGGCTGCCATCACATCATCATAACTGGCATTGTCCCGCAGCCTCACCTCATGAAAGTCCAGATACCGCTGGGCTGCCTGGAAGGCGGACAGGGAGGCCGCGCTGTCAGCCCCCAGCCGTGACACCGTCTTGCGCCCGCCGAAGTAGCGGTTCTGGCGGAACTTCACCAGAAAGAAGGTGTAAAACATGTCGCCGCATTTGGCATAAAGAACGAAGGCCGTGATGGCCAGCGGCCACATGCCCCAGCCCCCGGCATCCCAGAAATCAAACCCGCTCTGCACATAGTCCTGCGCCCCTTTTGGCAGGGAGTCCATGAGGCTGGCAAGCATCGGTAAAACGGCAGACATGCGATTACGATCTCGGGGGGATCAAATCAAACAGCAGGAGCAGTGATCGGGCGAAGACCCAGCGGCTCAGGCTCAGGCGATGGCTGCGGGGCTGGCTTCACAGAGGCAAAAGCCGACGGCGGGCTGCCACCTGCATCCTTGGCATTGCGGTGGTTCATGATGCGCACGCCCAGCTTCTCCATGTCATCCATGGCCGCACGGGCCAGCCGCGCCAGGTAAGCCGCCATGAGCAAGCAGGGAATGGCGGTGATGAGGCCCCATTCCGTGGTGAGAAGCGCCTCCGAAATGCCGGAGGAGAATGTGGACGCATCCGAGGTGCCAAAGACCGTGATCAGCTTGAAGGTATTGATCATCCCGGTCACGGTGCCGAGGAGGCCTAACAAAGGTTCCACCGCAGCGGCGATCTTGATGAACGGGATGTAGGAGTTCAGCTTCGTCCGCGCATCCAGCACCCTTTCAAACATGGACTCCTCCATCATCGAGGCCGGGTCCGTGTAATGTTTCACCGTGGCGGCCAGCATCTTGCCCACCGGCCCGCCCACTTTTTTCACCATGGCCTCCGCCTGCTGAGTGCGCCCGGCATCCAGATGCGCCAGCAATTCCGTCACCTGCTTGTAGCTGGGGCGTTTCACCCGGATGAGCTGCATCCACTTCACCAGACCGATGAGCATGGCAACCGCACCCAGGATGCCGATTGGCCACATCACCGGTCCTCCCTTCAGGAACTCATCCTTGATCGTCATCTTCGTCTCCTCCACCTTGAAGGCGGAGCCGCGCGTCGCATCAATGGGCAGCCTGCCTTCCCCGGCGGCAATGGTCGTGCGGATGTTCTCCGGCTCCGTCGCCTCCGGCAGCGTCAGGATGGCCGGCTCATTGGAGCCCAGCCGCAGGTCCGCCAGGCCCATGTGCTTGCCATCCTCTCCGGCAAAGAAGGCCAGCGGCCCCAGCACCAGGAACTCGCCCTTGGAAACGACGCCGCTCTTGCCTTCCACTGCGCTGCCGTCAAAGATGACGCCGCCCACGGATTCCTCCAGCCGGTCCATGG
Coding sequences within:
- a CDS encoding tetratricopeptide repeat protein, whose protein sequence is MKTSALTLALFATLSSLSAAPSLWDNPVFQKKLLGSFGYSSEVEPPMSDSEANDYEQILPLIKDDPDTAMKYLEQLRGLPNSSARFDFLIGNLHFQQDRKQQAAAEFIKALAKFPDYRQAHANLAILYAQAGAHQEAVRHFTEAIRLGAVDGTNYGLLGISYLTLENYTSAEEAFRLASVLSPEVKDWEMGLMRALYMQERFPDVISMLDNMLKKTPDDDSLWSLQANAYLGKKDMLAAAANFEVLDRMGKLQPAQLATLGDIYVNENMLDVAAGAYLRAYEKDGGNDVAGPLRAAEILLAKEGFKSSRDLLQKVQSGKAQLGAEDRRRVMKLEAKINMAEGKESEAVTILTQVAELDPLDGETLLLLGGHYQKESNHEKAAFYYETAAGIEAFEADAKVRLAQLYAGMGKYADAIPLLKRAQDISPRDSVGKFLEDLERFMKNRR
- a CDS encoding energy transducer TonB, with amino-acid sequence MSTPAHPASKTDKRKGTGKWVLVQLLFMVGYGAGLTIFVLGVIPYLQIVTGGGAKDLLVRTVAAVEAPPPPDSMLDEPPPPPDTQEEPPPDMTPPPDLGSTSLDIGMVGGTGAAIPMNFGGAAMQNAMANFSMGEAGTKPRAVYQVQPKIPANLRTASGRVEVEFTVDVQGRVQNPRVTSSFSPLMNEPVITAIKQWRFEPGQRGGKRVPTKTKQPFKFGK
- a CDS encoding biopolymer transporter ExbD — its product is MAKFGQNQEPEDEAAIDISPLIDCIFILLIFFIVTTTFVEETGIEVDKPQAASASDLEKQSVMIAVTSEGQIVYGGKEIGMTGVQPTVRRFVEKDEATPVIIQVDEKAPSGLFVRVIDEAKLGGAAKVSVATQK
- a CDS encoding MotA/TolQ/ExbB proton channel family protein codes for the protein MSAVLPMLASLMDSLPKGAQDYVQSGFDFWDAGGWGMWPLAITAFVLYAKCGDMFYTFFLVKFRQNRYFGGRKTVSRLGADSAASLSAFQAAQRYLDFHEVRLRDNASYDDVMAAFEELRVHELPPLDRDLKFINVAVAAAPLWGLLGTVTGMLTTFDGLSKGGGGEGTMNVVAGGISEALITTETGLMIALPGYFLHYLLTGKRGRFEGFIEHLQNACGQRVLKLAKHEINVND
- a CDS encoding MotA/TolQ/ExbB proton channel family protein codes for the protein MILHFLPMKASSLTLFLALVFSLSVQAQNGAPLAKVADDFQDRLDTATKQLAETRKKIEAEKVPMTKQLNELDDQIIEARKEYDRVLRISDSRTLDITNLKAQIKAKEDQTNYVSNILDEFIRNFETRIHISEAQRYGDLITDKKNAAANGNLSVQDKLQARLDVLNLAMDRLEESVGGVIFDGSAVEGKSGVVSKGEFLVLGPLAFFAGEDGKHMGLADLRLGSNEPAILTLPEATEPENIRTTIAAGEGRLPIDATRGSAFKVEETKMTIKDEFLKGGPVMWPIGILGAVAMLIGLVKWMQLIRVKRPSYKQVTELLAHLDAGRTQQAEAMVKKVGGPVGKMLAATVKHYTDPASMMEESMFERVLDARTKLNSYIPFIKIAAAVEPLLGLLGTVTGMINTFKLITVFGTSDASTFSSGISEALLTTEWGLITAIPCLLMAAYLARLARAAMDDMEKLGVRIMNHRNAKDAGGSPPSAFASVKPAPQPSPEPEPLGLRPITAPAV